The Dehalococcoidia bacterium sequence TGCCCCCGGACTCAAGGATCGATGTGTTGAAAACAGAGCTGGAGAAACTACTAGAAGAAGCCCATCAAAACATCCCTGACATGGATGCGTATATCCGATTCGAAGATACCTACTCCGGATATCGGATTTCCGAAGAGAGAGCCCTGGTGAGAAAACTGAGGGATGTATACCAGGGGATGTCCCTGAACTGGGAACCTCAGGATTTCAGGAGTCATTCCGATGGCAACGTGCTGTGGGCTGGCGGTATCGACCCTATTATCCTGGGACCCGGTCGTCTGGAATCGGCTCACACGCCCGAGGAGTCCGTATCCTTCGAGCAGGTCATCAAAGCATCTCAACTCTACTTGAATTTTGCTCTATCCCTGCGATGAAATCGGGAAGCTTGGGAGGATTGGTATGAATATCCGAAAGCATATGTCGCTGCTTCCCGTTTTGGCTCTGTGTTTGAGCGCTCTCCTCATCCCCTCCACAGACACCAGTGTCGCTCAGAAATCGGTGGTGTTCACCAAAGATGATTGCAGCTGCTCTTTACCTGGAATGGATCTGGTTGACACGCAGGTGAATACTACTCTGCAGTATTCCTATCTGAACTGCCAGTATGGCTCACCTCAGGGAAGCGGTAAGAACTGGGTAGAGATCAGTGTTTTCTACTACAACGATACGTCGAAAGCATTATCAAATTATCAGAACTCGAAGGATGTTTTTGCGGATGCAGCCGGATGGGCCAAGGATGGTCGTACTCAAGGCGTCGAGCCTGCAAGCCTGATTACAGAGGTAAGCGAGGTGGATCGATATGGCTACGTGGTGTACAACTATCGCCCACAGGCCCTCTTCTACTGGGGGGAGATGGCATTGTTGCGCAACTCAAATTTTGTAGCCTACGTTCATTTGAGCGGTCCGCAAATGGGTGCCGCAGAGGCAACCAGCTTCTTAGACTCCGGAGCCAAGTGCGCCACTGCCATCATCGATAATAAATCGGTTAAGGATACAACATTCGCCTTCAAGTACTATCCCCCCATCATCACCGGAAAAGAAGCTGCACCGTATGTTGGCGGGGACCTGGTAGCTCTGGTCAGAGACAAGAAAACGAACCGGTTGGTTGGAGACAAAGAGGTCTATTTCTTCAAAAAGGACTACTCGGTGGAGGACGTCTCCTTCAATCAATGTCTCAAGTTTCCACAGACTGACCCTCTCTATATCGATGGAGCTTCTTTGAACCAGCTGGGAGGAGGGCACATTGCATCTGATTATGCCAGTGATTCGACAAGCGTGGGTGTTTATGAGGAGGGCTGGGCGGGCTTGTCGGCCAGTCTTGGCGAGGCCAGGTTCAACTATCTCTCCAGCAAAGCCCTTATCTTCGACGCCCTGGTCAAGAGCCTCAAGAAACGGGATGTGGTGAGCGGAACCGTTTATGCCGTCATGTTTGATAAGTCCTCTCGGCAAACCTATCCCGATGGCTCAAAAGCCAAGATCGTTCACATCGCGCAAACTCAGGTTGAGTTGAAAGGTATTGCAGCAATCACCAGCAGCGGCATAGAGGATACCCTGAAGCCTTCTGTGATCAAAGTGCTCAGCGCATCTACTGGCGAAAAGATGGTGAACACCCTGCCTTATTATCTTCGTGAAGACGTGGTTTATATCGATAACAACACGAGAATCACTATCACCTGGCTCTCCGGCCTTTCGCTGTCTCTCAGAGTAAAGCCTGGTTTTCTGGAAGATGGCAAGTTCGAGTGGATCAGCATCGGCTATAAGTATCTGGGCAGTTTCTACGGTGACTGGGTATGGGCTGACAGTTGGGTGGGAAACTTGGTTGTCGAGGGTGCGACGACAATAGCTCCCAGCATCATCGGAACCCTTGCAGGGCCTTCTTGCTATACCGGATTTATTATCGGCGGGCCCATCAGCATCGGCGTCGGACTTCTCGTCCTGGGTTACGAGGGCGCCAAAAGCCAGTGGAATCCGCTGATTATCGAGCCGCGGTCTGAGATTCTTATCGATACGGATGAGGATGGATACCAAGTCTATACCCTTGAGGGATCGGCTGGCCTGCATCCTACTGATGGTGGCTCCGCGCTGGACGTTACTCAGGGGCACGCCACCACTGTGACGACGGATGGTCAATTTGGCCCGTTGACGGAGTTTAAGGAAGCTGACCTCAATGCCGAAATGGCTGCTTTCGTACAGGCGATAAGGGAGGATCAGCCCGCAAGCGACACTGAAAATCCCGGCCTGGGTTTCGAACAGCCGCCGTTCCCTTCTTCGGACTCCGACGACAGCTCCAAGATAATATGGCTCGTCGGTTTGGTCGCCGGAATGGTCGTGTTGGGAATGGCGTCGATCCTGCTGCGCAAGAAACGCCGTCAAACAGCGCCTGCCTATGACCCGCACATCACTCCACGTCAGAATCAGCCCTCCATGCCGGTGAACCCCGGTCCGAGAGTTGAAGAGCCGCTGAAAGGCGAGCTGCCTGTGATCTCCTGTCCCGGTTGCGGCACCCAGGCGCAGCCTGGGAAGAAGTTCTGCGGCAAGTGCGGCGCTGCGTTGCCCTCCACAGGACAGATGTCTGATGCTCAAGTCTATTGCTCGAAATGCGGGGCTTCCAACGAGGGAGGAAGCCTCTTCTGTCGAAAATGTGGATCGAAGCTGGCACTTTGAGAGAATGATCGATGAACTGCCCGAAATGCAGAGCACAGAACGATGCAGCCAATGACTACTGTGGCGACTGCGGAGCATCTCTGGCCGCTGTCAAGGCAGAAGCCTCGACGAGCAGAGGGGATATTCTTCGATGTGCCAACTGCAAGTCACCACTTCAGTCCGGCACGAAGTTCTGCGAAGACTGCGGGGCCCCTGTCATCGAGCCGAACAGGGTCTATTGTCCGCACTGCGGCGCAGGCAATGATGAGGCCAATGTTTTCTGCAGCAAATGCGGAGTGAGATTGTCAGGTTCCGATGGGGCGCATGCTCAGGCTGGCGGTGAAAGTTCCGGCACAAAGCCTGAAGACAGGGCTTCCGCAGCATGGTGGGTACTGGCCTTTGTGCCGCTGATTGGCGCACTGGTGGTATTGATGACGCTTCGGAAAGATCAGCCTGAGATGGGGACAAGGATTATCGTCACCAATATCGGGCTGACCATGATCCTCCTCTTCAATCTGATGCAGATTTTCACTTCCTAGCACTTGTTGCTTAAAAAGGAGCGTTGCACCACGGTTTATGCTTCGAGGGCCTGATGGTTCGACAGGCTCACCACGAACGGAGCACTTTTTCACGTTTGCCCTGAGCCCTTCGATTTGACTCAGAACAGGCCTGTTGAAGGGACACGAGAAAAACAGAGTCGTGATGCCGCATACAGCAAGTATAAGGACGTGATCTCTCGAATCCGCGTAACCAGACCGCACTCAACCTTCCAAAGAGCCCGGCGATACTCTATAATCAAAAGGAAATGACCACCCCCATCCGACGCCAATACCTCCAGGTCAAACAGAAATACCCGGATGCCATTGTCTTCTTCCGGCTGGGCGATTTTTACGAAACGTTTGAGGATGACGCCAAGACGATTGCCCGGGAGCTTCAAATTGTGCTCACTTCCCGGTCGATGGGGAAGGATCAGCGTTTCCCGATGGCCGGAATCCCGCACCATGCGCTGGATGGCTATCTGGCCAAGCTGATCAATGCTGGTCACAAGGTGGCTATCTGCGAACAGCTCAGCGATCCCAAGGCGAGCAAGGGACTGGTGGATCGAGACGTGGTCCGGGTGGTCACGCCGGGCACGGTGGTCGAGACCAACCTTCTGGAGATCAAGTCCAATAATTATCTAGCCGCGATGGTGGTCGATGGAGATCGGGCAGGACTGGCCTATGTTGACATAACAACCAGCGAATTCGCCACGACACAGCTCAGCCTTGATCGCGCCCTTCCCGAACTGGAACGGCTGAGCCCTTCGGAGGTCATTGTCCCAAAAAGCTTTGAGAATCACCTCGCAGGCGAACCGACTCGCCTTGACGATCGATGGTTTGATCTGGGAACAGCCCGCCAGACGCTGCTGGATTACTTTGAGGTCGCTTCACTGGCAGGTTATGGCTGCGATCAACTCCCATTGGCTGTTCGAGCGGCAGGAGCCATCATTGCCTATCTCAAAGAAACTCAGAAGGGCGCATTGGGGCAGTTGCCCACTCTTTCAACGTATTCCACCGAATCTTTCATGGTCATCGATGCACAGACGCGCCGTAATCTGGAGCTTTTCAGGTCGAGCAATACCGGAACTGTCAGTGGCTCACTCCTCTCGGTAATCGATCTCACCAAGACCCCGATGGGCGGCAGACTGCTTAAAATCTGGCTGGGGCAGCCACTGCTTGCCATAAACGCTCTGCTTCAACGGCAGGAGGCCGTTGCCTGGTTTACGGCCAATGCCGTTCGGCGCGCCGAGATCATCAACCTTCTGGCCCGCCTCTCTGATCTGGAACGGCTGATCAATCGGGTCAGGGCGGGCATTGCCATTCCCAGAGAGTTAGTGGCGCTGCGGCACAGTCTGGAGCTGATGCCGCAACTCAAGTCGGCCATAGGAGAGGAATCCGCACCGCTGACCGGGCTTGCGTCCGAGCTTAAACCCTGCCATGAAGTGGTGGAGCTGATTTCCAACGCCATTGTGGAGGAGGCGGCCGGACCGGTTGGGGATGGAGGAGTGATAAAACCGGGGTTCTCCCCGGAACTCGACCAGATACGCTCCGCCTCCAGAAATGCCAAGCAGTTCCTGGCTGAACTAGAGCGCAAAGAGCGAGAACGGACCGATATCAAGTCGCTCAAGGTGGGATATAACAGGGTTTTCGGCTACTACATCGAGGTGACCAGCGCTCACCTGGAGAAAATTCCGGCCGACTACATTCGCAAGCAGACGCTGGTTGGGGCGGAACGATTCTTCACTCCCGAGCTCAAGGAATATGAGTCGTTGATCCTCAACGCGCAGGAGCGGATCGGAGAGTTGGAGATCGCCCTGTTCAAGCAGGTGTGCCGACAGGTGTCCGGGTCCGGGGAACGGATTCTGGGCACCGCCCGTGCGCTGGCCCAGATCGACGTGCTAGCTGCTCTGGCCGAAGTGGCGGTGCGGAACAGTTACGTGAAGCCGCAGTTGACTTTCGAAGACGCCATTCGCATCGTCGGCGGTAGGCATCCGGTGGTAGAACAGGCGCTGGTGGAAACCGGCTTTGTCCCCAACGATACCCTTCTTTCCAACTCCGATTCCCAGGTCGTTATTCTTACCGGTCCCAACATGGCAGGGAAATCCACCTATCTTCGGCAAGTGGCCCTGATCGTGTTGATGGCGCAGATTGGCAGCTTTGTGCCTGCGGATTCGGCGACTATCGGGCTGGTGGATCGCATTTTCACCCGGGTGGGACTGATGGACGACCTGACTACCGGACGTTCTACCTTCATGATCGAGATGACGGAGACGGCCGCTATTCTGAACAATGCTACGCCGCAATCGCTGATCATTCTAGATGAGATCGGACGGGGCACCAGCACTTATGACGGGCTTTCCATCGCTCACTCGGTGGTCGAATATCTGCACAACAACCCCCGACTGGGAGCCAAGACAATTTTTGCCACCCACTACCATGAGTTGGTTGAACTGGCAAAAACCCTCCCTCGGGTGAAGAACTTCAATGTAGCGGTAACTGAAGAAGGCGGCAAGGTGGTATTTCTGCGAAAAGTCATCCCCGGAGGCGCTGACCGCAGCTACGGTATCCATGTGGCCCAGCTTGCCGGCATGCCAAGGTCAGTGACGCACCGGGCAGTGGAAATCTTGAAGGGACTGGAAGAAGGAAAGCCCGCCGCCAAGAAGGAGAAGAGGAAACCAGTGCCGGATCAACTCTCTCTCTTTGCCGAAAAGCCCCCGGTCCTGGCGGAATTGGAGATGCTCGATATCGATGCTCTCACCCCGCTGGAGGCCATCACCCGGCTCTACGAGCTCAAGAAGAAGGCA is a genomic window containing:
- a CDS encoding zinc ribbon domain-containing protein; translation: MNIRKHMSLLPVLALCLSALLIPSTDTSVAQKSVVFTKDDCSCSLPGMDLVDTQVNTTLQYSYLNCQYGSPQGSGKNWVEISVFYYNDTSKALSNYQNSKDVFADAAGWAKDGRTQGVEPASLITEVSEVDRYGYVVYNYRPQALFYWGEMALLRNSNFVAYVHLSGPQMGAAEATSFLDSGAKCATAIIDNKSVKDTTFAFKYYPPIITGKEAAPYVGGDLVALVRDKKTNRLVGDKEVYFFKKDYSVEDVSFNQCLKFPQTDPLYIDGASLNQLGGGHIASDYASDSTSVGVYEEGWAGLSASLGEARFNYLSSKALIFDALVKSLKKRDVVSGTVYAVMFDKSSRQTYPDGSKAKIVHIAQTQVELKGIAAITSSGIEDTLKPSVIKVLSASTGEKMVNTLPYYLREDVVYIDNNTRITITWLSGLSLSLRVKPGFLEDGKFEWISIGYKYLGSFYGDWVWADSWVGNLVVEGATTIAPSIIGTLAGPSCYTGFIIGGPISIGVGLLVLGYEGAKSQWNPLIIEPRSEILIDTDEDGYQVYTLEGSAGLHPTDGGSALDVTQGHATTVTTDGQFGPLTEFKEADLNAEMAAFVQAIREDQPASDTENPGLGFEQPPFPSSDSDDSSKIIWLVGLVAGMVVLGMASILLRKKRRQTAPAYDPHITPRQNQPSMPVNPGPRVEEPLKGELPVISCPGCGTQAQPGKKFCGKCGAALPSTGQMSDAQVYCSKCGASNEGGSLFCRKCGSKLAL
- a CDS encoding zinc ribbon domain-containing protein, producing MNCPKCRAQNDAANDYCGDCGASLAAVKAEASTSRGDILRCANCKSPLQSGTKFCEDCGAPVIEPNRVYCPHCGAGNDEANVFCSKCGVRLSGSDGAHAQAGGESSGTKPEDRASAAWWVLAFVPLIGALVVLMTLRKDQPEMGTRIIVTNIGLTMILLFNLMQIFTS
- the mutS gene encoding DNA mismatch repair protein MutS — encoded protein: MTTPIRRQYLQVKQKYPDAIVFFRLGDFYETFEDDAKTIARELQIVLTSRSMGKDQRFPMAGIPHHALDGYLAKLINAGHKVAICEQLSDPKASKGLVDRDVVRVVTPGTVVETNLLEIKSNNYLAAMVVDGDRAGLAYVDITTSEFATTQLSLDRALPELERLSPSEVIVPKSFENHLAGEPTRLDDRWFDLGTARQTLLDYFEVASLAGYGCDQLPLAVRAAGAIIAYLKETQKGALGQLPTLSTYSTESFMVIDAQTRRNLELFRSSNTGTVSGSLLSVIDLTKTPMGGRLLKIWLGQPLLAINALLQRQEAVAWFTANAVRRAEIINLLARLSDLERLINRVRAGIAIPRELVALRHSLELMPQLKSAIGEESAPLTGLASELKPCHEVVELISNAIVEEAAGPVGDGGVIKPGFSPELDQIRSASRNAKQFLAELERKERERTDIKSLKVGYNRVFGYYIEVTSAHLEKIPADYIRKQTLVGAERFFTPELKEYESLILNAQERIGELEIALFKQVCRQVSGSGERILGTARALAQIDVLAALAEVAVRNSYVKPQLTFEDAIRIVGGRHPVVEQALVETGFVPNDTLLSNSDSQVVILTGPNMAGKSTYLRQVALIVLMAQIGSFVPADSATIGLVDRIFTRVGLMDDLTTGRSTFMIEMTETAAILNNATPQSLIILDEIGRGTSTYDGLSIAHSVVEYLHNNPRLGAKTIFATHYHELVELAKTLPRVKNFNVAVTEEGGKVVFLRKVIPGGADRSYGIHVAQLAGMPRSVTHRAVEILKGLEEGKPAAKKEKRKPVPDQLSLFAEKPPVLAELEMLDIDALTPLEAITRLYELKKKA